In Reinekea thalattae, a genomic segment contains:
- the pdxH gene encoding pyridoxamine 5'-phosphate oxidase, with product MKLEDIRRDYTLAGLSREQMADDPMTQFEDWFKQALAAELTADPTAMSLATVDADGQPSQRIVLLKNYDDQGFVFYTNLQSHKAQDIAGNNKVSLHFAWTPLERQIIVYGEAEKLSVAEATRYFLSRPRESQIAAWTSQQSQKVGSRKLLEQAFEQMKHKFQQGDIPLPSFWGGYRVRPTKVEFWQGRGSRLHDRLMYSQAAEGWQLDRLQP from the coding sequence ATGAAACTGGAAGATATTCGTCGCGACTATACCTTGGCAGGTTTAAGCCGAGAACAGATGGCTGATGATCCAATGACTCAGTTTGAAGATTGGTTTAAGCAGGCTCTCGCCGCAGAATTAACAGCAGATCCAACTGCGATGTCACTGGCAACGGTCGATGCTGATGGCCAGCCAAGCCAGCGCATTGTGTTGTTGAAAAATTACGATGACCAAGGTTTTGTGTTCTACACCAATTTACAAAGCCATAAAGCGCAAGATATTGCAGGCAACAATAAGGTCAGCCTGCATTTTGCTTGGACGCCGTTAGAGCGCCAAATCATTGTTTATGGTGAAGCAGAAAAGCTCTCGGTCGCTGAGGCGACACGCTATTTTTTATCGCGACCTAGAGAAAGCCAGATCGCCGCATGGACCAGTCAGCAAAGCCAAAAGGTCGGCTCGCGTAAGCTGTTGGAGCAGGCATTTGAGCAGATGAAGCACAAGTTCCAGCAAGGTGATATTCCGTTGCCGTCGTTTTGGGGCGGTTATCGAGTGAGGCCGACTAAAGTTGAGTTTTGGCAAGGTCGCGGTTCGCGCTTGCACGACCGACTGATGTACAGCCAAGCAGCCGAAGGTTGGCAATTGGATCGTTTACAGCCTTAA